The following proteins are encoded in a genomic region of Odontesthes bonariensis isolate fOdoBon6 chromosome 19, fOdoBon6.hap1, whole genome shotgun sequence:
- the LOC142369398 gene encoding coxsackievirus and adenovirus receptor-like, which produces MTSTAAFLLLWTICHLSAAQGQEIITAKPGEDVTLTCRAPNNNIPIIVAEWSRTDLDEEYVLLYRGKQILKHNQHPSYKDRVDLQDRQMKDGDVSLILRNVTTADKGTYECRIVQRGINRRKRANLKSDPISIILLAVVEPDNRAGGGEEEAWRREGGEKEGNSRGYHGLVAGLSVVGITMTAVVVAAAAALRISQRHKKKKSDSPPDEAAVQQLV; this is translated from the exons GACAGGAAATCATCACAGCTAAACCTGGAGAGGATGTTACTCTGACATGTAGAGCTCCAAACAACAACATCCCCATCATAGTTGCAGAGTGGAGCAGAACTGATCTGGATGAAGAATATGTTCTTTTGTACAGAGGCAAACAGATTCTCAAACATAACCAGCATCCATCTTATAAGGACCGGGTGGatctgcaggacagacagatgaaGGATGGAGACGTGTCTCTGATTCTGAGAAATGTGACGACTGCTGACAAAGGAACATATGAGTGTCGAATCGTCCAGAGAGGAATAAACCGCAGGAAGAGAGCTAATTTGAAGTCTGATCCCATCAGCATCATCCTCCTGGCAGTTGTTGAACCAG ATAacagagctggaggaggagaggaggaagcaTGGAGAcgggaaggaggagagaaggaaggaaacagTCGGGGATATCATGGACTGGTTGCAGGTCTGTCAGTTGTTGGGATCACCATgacagctgttgttgttgcagctgctgctgctctccggATCTCTCAGAgacacaagaagaagaaatcagACTCTCCTCCTGATGAAGCAGCTGTCCAACAGCTGGTCTGA